In Pieris rapae chromosome 18, ilPieRapa1.1, whole genome shotgun sequence, one genomic interval encodes:
- the LOC110999358 gene encoding sensory neuron membrane protein 2 produces the protein MLGKNAKMLFGLSICALIISVLLAAWGFPKILKQQIQKSVQLDNDSMTFEKWRKIPFPLFFKVYVFNVTNVDAIMAGKKPVLQEVGPFVYKEYRERTILGYGKNDTIKYTLKKSFVYDQEASGSLSEDEEVTVINFSYMNAILTAHDLMPGILPMLNDAMSGFFSTDGTPFIKIKARDLFFDGMFLNCSLNQSAIALICGKIKADTPQVMRPAKEENGFYFSLFDHLNRTESGPYEMVRGTENINELGHIVSYQDKQSMDQWMDDYCGMINGSDGSIYPPINENNVPSRLYYFEPQICRSIYVSVVGQRAFMNMSAYYYEVDSSMLASKSANPDNKCFCKRNWSSNHDGCLLMGTFNVMPCQGAPAIISLPHFYLASDELLGYFGGGISPDRESHTSYIYIDPATGAMLSGIQRIQFNVELRNIPNVPQLATVKTGLFPLLWVEEGVDKLPDDIVKDLRDAHTTIGYVEAARWLIVVIAAFMCVGSAVCVVRSGAVAVWPRTNNFVLNAGNRLDINKGRN, from the exons AGCGTACAACTGGATAACGACTCGATGACGTTTGAGAAATGGCGCAAAATTCCATTTCCGCTGTTTTTCAAAGTCTACGTGTTTAACGTTACCAACGTTGATGCCATCATGGCTGGAAAGAAGCCTGTGCTCCAGGAAGTTGGACCTTTTGTATACAA GGAATATCGCGAACGGACTATTCTGGGATACGGTAAGAACGATACCATCAAGTACACCTTGAAGAAATCGTTTGTGTATGACCAAGAAGCGTCAGGGTCTCTTTCTGAGGACGAAGAAGTCACAGTTATAAACTTTTCTTATATG aatGCTATTCTAACAGCACATGACCTGATGCCAGGAATTTTGCCGATGCTGAATGACGCGATGTCTGGCTTCTTTAGCACTGATGGAACACCATTCATAAAGATCAAGGCAAGGGATCTTTTCTTCGAtggaatgtttttaaattgctcACTAAATCAATCCGCTATAG CTTTAATATGCGGAAAAATCAAAGCAGACACACCTCAAGTAATGAGACCAGCAAAAGAAGAGAATGGATTTTATTTCTCCCTATTCGATCAT TTAAACAGAACAGAATCGGGCCCATACGAAATGGTCCGAGGCACGGAGAACATAAACGAACTTGGGCATATCGTCTCATACCAGGACAAACAATCAATGGACCAATGGATGGATGACTACTGTGGGATGATAAATGGCTCAGATGGCTCCATCTATCCACCGATAAACGAAAACAATGTGCCGAGTAGATTGTATTACTTCGAGCCACAAATTTGCAG aTCAATTTACGTGTCCGTAGTCGGACAACGTGCTTTTATGAACATGAGCGCATACTACTATGAAGTAGATTCATCAATGCTAGCTTCTAAAAGTGCCAATCCAGATAATAAATGCTTCTGCAAaag GAATTGGAGTAGCAATCATGACGGTTGTCTGCTTATGGGGACATTTAATGTAATGCCATGTCAGGGTGCCCCCGCAATTATCTCTTTACCGCATTTCTACCTCGCTTCTGATGAACTACTGGGCTACTTCGGTGGTGGAATCAGCCCGGATCGTGAATCACATAcaagttatatatacattgacCCT GCTACAGGAGCCATGCTAAGTGGAATACAAAGGATCCAGTTCAATGTAGAATTAAGGAATATTCCTAATGTGCCCCAGTTGGCAACTGTTAAGACTGGCCTATTTCCTCTACTTTGGGTTGAAGAA GGTGTAGACAAGTTACCAGACGATATTGTGAAGGATTTACGCGATGCACATACAACTATAGGCTATGTGGAGGCAGCGAGGTGGTTAATTGTAGTCATCGCAGCATTTATGTGTGTTGGTTCAGCGGTCTGCGTCGTACGATCAGGCGCTGTAGCCGTGTGGCCCCGAacgaataattttgtattaaacgcTGGAAATCGTTTGGATATTAATAAAGGACGAAATTAG